DNA sequence from the Cucumis melo cultivar AY chromosome 6, USDA_Cmelo_AY_1.0, whole genome shotgun sequence genome:
GATTCATGAGGCAGCTATAGCTTTACAATATGATGCTTCAAGTGAGGACATAGCCCGTGTTTGCCATGCACATCCCACAATGAGTGAAGCAGTGAAGGAAGCTGCTATGGCAACATACGACAAGCCAATTCATATATAAGACACAGTTAAACGTGTGttattccattttttttcttcttagtccatattttcttttttatcaaaAGGAGCTTGGAGCTTTGAAATGACTTTCTCGGGTCATTTATTTTCCTTGTCACTCTCTTCAGTGAAGGGTTCGAAGTGTTTCAAATACACATTTGCTGTTTTTCAGCTTTTGTTTCACTCTGATTAAAATAATGTTGTGCTTTTTATACTCAATTTTCAAATAACATGGAATCAGAATATGTTGAAGAGTTGAATCATTAAAGTTCCTTCGAGTTTGCTTCTGTGCAGGAAGGTATGGCAGCAAAACACAAAATTAGAACACAAAGAAGGATTTGTTCATTATAAACCAAAACAATCATTTTCATAACTAAGTGCATTGTGCAGATCAGCACAAGAAAGCAGCAGAACGGGCTGGTACAAGACTTCATACAAATAAACTGGTAATAACAAAACCTTTTTAGTATAAGCATCATCTAAGCTTATGTTTTAAAAAGGGCTCACATTTATTTCATAGGACAGCATAACAATATTTCCCTCAGTTACAGCAACCATACATTTAGCCTCCAAATTAGTTGCAAACCAATGTCGGTTTGTAGTCGATAACAATAACTTTGTCCAAGGAAGAGAGGAACTTATTTGCAAATTCCACGTGTGCGGGATGCGATATATACTCAGCTATGCCCTGCGTACTCTCAAAGGTAGATTCAAAGACGTGAGTGAAACCTTGGTGTAGATTTTCAATGCTAACATCCTTGCCACTGTCATGTAGAAGAAAAGGAAATGCTTAAGGTCATTGATGGATTTTAAAGCTAACATTATATGTAAGTAGATATTTCAAATCCCAAAGAAGTTTCTAAGCTatgtaaatatattatttga
Encoded proteins:
- the LOC103483909 gene encoding stress-response A/B barrel domain-containing protein HS1, whose protein sequence is MGESKGVVKHILLAKFKDGILEEQIDQLIKGYANLVNLIEPMKAFQCGKDVSIENLHQGFTHVFESTFESTQGIAEYISHPAHVEFANKFLSSLDKVIVIDYKPTLVCN